In Thunnus thynnus chromosome 20, fThuThy2.1, whole genome shotgun sequence, a single window of DNA contains:
- the LOC137172371 gene encoding protein kinase C and casein kinase substrate in neurons protein 1-like isoform X2 — MASLPKEPPEDAKKQSFWMPGNYVRTVHRTEQSYQACNDIVACFMERAKVEKQYAQQLSQWSSKWKSIVDSRPLYGSLMRAWQCFFTSTERLSALHSSISQSLITEEGDRVKTWQKETFPKKIFCGFKESHDNSTSFTRAQKPWSKKLMKLEKVRVAYHKCCQKEQTAIDKEKQANENTEMSPEKKQKFTEAREKATEEKEKTRDRYEKMLEDVTTYTPRYMEEMEAIFEQSQEEERKRISFLKQAFLSIHRHLDITNNESVKAVYSELHHTLMSIDEQDDLKWWKNNRGPGMPTNWPKIEEWVPPVKKLKRKKRDQKGKESQNVMIGGVKVRALYDYVGEEGDELSFKAGEVFLKVEEEDDQGWCRGVLSGGKEGFYPANYVEVVE, encoded by the exons ATGGCGAGCCTCCCCAAAGAGCCACCCGAGGATGCCAAGAAACAGAGCTTCTGGATG CCGGGGAATTATGTACGCACCGTGCACCGAACTGAGCAGTCCTACCAGGCCTGCAACGACATTGTGGCCTGCTTCATGGAGAGAGCAAAGGTGGAAAAGCAGTACGCCCAGCAGCTAAGCCAGTGGAGCAGCAAGTGGAAGTCTATAGTGGATTCTC GGCCACTTTATGGCTCCCTCATGAGGGCTTGGCAGTGCTTCTTCACCTCCACGGAGCGTCTGTCGGCCCTCCACTCCTCAATCTCCCAGTCCCTCATCACAGAGGAAGGTGACCGGGTGAAGACCTGGCAGAAGGAGACCTTTCCGAAAAAAATCTTCTGCGGGTTCAAGGAGAGCCACGACAACAGCACAAGTTTTACACGAGCACAGAAACCCTGGTCAAAAAAGCTGATGAAG CTGGAGAAGGTCCGAGTTGCGTATCACAAGTGCTGTCAGAAGGAGCAAACAGCCATCGACAAAGAGAAACAagcaaatgaaaacactgaGATGAGTCCAGAGAAAAAGCAGAAGTTCACGGAGGCGAGAGAGAAGGccacagaggagaaagaaaag ACTCGAGATCGCTATGAGAAAATGCTGGAGGATGTGACCACCTACACACCTCGCTACATGGAGGAAATGGAAGCCATTTTTGAAcaatcacaggaggaggagaggaagaggatcaGCTTCTTGAAACAGGCCTTCCTCTCCATCCACAGACATCTTGACATCACCAACAACGAGAG TGTAAAGGCGGTGTACAGTGAACTCCACCACACTCTGATGTCCATCGATGAGCAGGATGATCTCAAATGGTGGAAGAACAACCGCGGTCCTGGCATGCCCACCAACTGGCCAAAGATTGAG GAATGGGTCCCGCCAGtaaaaaagctaaaaagaaagaagagagaccagaaaggaaaagagagccAAAA TGTGATGATCGGGGGTGTGAAGGTGCGAGCTCTGTACGACTACGTGGGAGAGGAGGGTGATGAGCTGTCCTTTAAAGCAG GTGAAGTGTTCCtgaaggtggaggaggaggacgaccAGGGTTGGTGTCGAGGAGTCCTGAGCGGAGGGAAGGAGGGCTTCTACCCAGCCAACTACGTTGAAGTTGTcgagtga
- the LOC137172371 gene encoding protein kinase C and casein kinase substrate in neurons protein 1-like isoform X1 — MNTFPIMASLPKEPPEDAKKQSFWMPGNYVRTVHRTEQSYQACNDIVACFMERAKVEKQYAQQLSQWSSKWKSIVDSRPLYGSLMRAWQCFFTSTERLSALHSSISQSLITEEGDRVKTWQKETFPKKIFCGFKESHDNSTSFTRAQKPWSKKLMKLEKVRVAYHKCCQKEQTAIDKEKQANENTEMSPEKKQKFTEAREKATEEKEKTRDRYEKMLEDVTTYTPRYMEEMEAIFEQSQEEERKRISFLKQAFLSIHRHLDITNNESVKAVYSELHHTLMSIDEQDDLKWWKNNRGPGMPTNWPKIEEWVPPVKKLKRKKRDQKGKESQNVMIGGVKVRALYDYVGEEGDELSFKAGEVFLKVEEEDDQGWCRGVLSGGKEGFYPANYVEVVE, encoded by the exons ATGA ACACGTTCCCAATAATGGCGAGCCTCCCCAAAGAGCCACCCGAGGATGCCAAGAAACAGAGCTTCTGGATG CCGGGGAATTATGTACGCACCGTGCACCGAACTGAGCAGTCCTACCAGGCCTGCAACGACATTGTGGCCTGCTTCATGGAGAGAGCAAAGGTGGAAAAGCAGTACGCCCAGCAGCTAAGCCAGTGGAGCAGCAAGTGGAAGTCTATAGTGGATTCTC GGCCACTTTATGGCTCCCTCATGAGGGCTTGGCAGTGCTTCTTCACCTCCACGGAGCGTCTGTCGGCCCTCCACTCCTCAATCTCCCAGTCCCTCATCACAGAGGAAGGTGACCGGGTGAAGACCTGGCAGAAGGAGACCTTTCCGAAAAAAATCTTCTGCGGGTTCAAGGAGAGCCACGACAACAGCACAAGTTTTACACGAGCACAGAAACCCTGGTCAAAAAAGCTGATGAAG CTGGAGAAGGTCCGAGTTGCGTATCACAAGTGCTGTCAGAAGGAGCAAACAGCCATCGACAAAGAGAAACAagcaaatgaaaacactgaGATGAGTCCAGAGAAAAAGCAGAAGTTCACGGAGGCGAGAGAGAAGGccacagaggagaaagaaaag ACTCGAGATCGCTATGAGAAAATGCTGGAGGATGTGACCACCTACACACCTCGCTACATGGAGGAAATGGAAGCCATTTTTGAAcaatcacaggaggaggagaggaagaggatcaGCTTCTTGAAACAGGCCTTCCTCTCCATCCACAGACATCTTGACATCACCAACAACGAGAG TGTAAAGGCGGTGTACAGTGAACTCCACCACACTCTGATGTCCATCGATGAGCAGGATGATCTCAAATGGTGGAAGAACAACCGCGGTCCTGGCATGCCCACCAACTGGCCAAAGATTGAG GAATGGGTCCCGCCAGtaaaaaagctaaaaagaaagaagagagaccagaaaggaaaagagagccAAAA TGTGATGATCGGGGGTGTGAAGGTGCGAGCTCTGTACGACTACGTGGGAGAGGAGGGTGATGAGCTGTCCTTTAAAGCAG GTGAAGTGTTCCtgaaggtggaggaggaggacgaccAGGGTTGGTGTCGAGGAGTCCTGAGCGGAGGGAAGGAGGGCTTCTACCCAGCCAACTACGTTGAAGTTGTcgagtga